One window of Candidatus Zixiibacteriota bacterium genomic DNA carries:
- the dnaJ gene encoding molecular chaperone DnaJ, whose product MAKDYYNVLGVSEEASQEDIKKAFRRLAKQYHPDRNKGDKNAENRFKEISEAYDILGDAEKRKQYDMMRRYGAYDPRYAQQGGGFDPSQFQQTFRFEDLGGFGSFADIFSSIFGDEDIFSAHRPGRQARSRKGNDLALTLKISFEESISGAQKTIALNKPEPCPVCGGSGAEPGTEQVVCPLCNGRGMVSSAQGGFSVSRPCPKCLGKGVLPGKPCHNCGGAGQIKTRKRIKVNIPPGVEPGGKIRLKGMGNPGTNGGQNGDLLITVDVEKNQQFERKGNDIYTRITVSYPQAVLGAKVPVKTLTRNINLTIPPGTSHGTMLRLKGQGLAVNGAHGDQLVEIQIAVPKDITPRQRELLEELAKTM is encoded by the coding sequence ATGGCAAAAGATTATTACAACGTTTTAGGTGTCTCGGAAGAGGCATCGCAGGAAGATATCAAAAAAGCGTTCCGACGTCTTGCCAAGCAGTATCATCCTGACCGCAACAAAGGGGACAAGAACGCTGAAAACAGATTCAAGGAGATTTCGGAAGCGTACGATATTCTGGGCGATGCCGAAAAGAGAAAACAGTATGATATGATGCGCCGCTACGGCGCTTATGACCCCCGCTACGCCCAGCAGGGAGGCGGCTTTGACCCCTCCCAATTCCAGCAGACTTTCCGCTTCGAAGACCTGGGCGGGTTCGGCTCTTTTGCCGATATTTTTAGTTCGATTTTTGGCGATGAAGATATTTTCAGCGCGCATCGTCCCGGGCGACAAGCCCGCTCCCGAAAAGGGAACGACCTGGCGCTGACCCTGAAAATCTCCTTCGAGGAATCTATTTCCGGCGCGCAGAAAACCATCGCACTGAATAAACCGGAGCCTTGTCCTGTCTGCGGCGGAAGCGGCGCCGAACCGGGAACCGAACAGGTTGTCTGCCCTCTATGCAATGGACGCGGGATGGTCAGCTCGGCGCAGGGAGGATTTTCCGTCTCCCGCCCCTGCCCCAAATGCCTCGGAAAAGGGGTCCTGCCGGGGAAACCATGCCACAATTGTGGCGGCGCCGGTCAAATCAAAACAAGAAAAAGAATTAAAGTGAATATTCCTCCCGGAGTTGAGCCGGGAGGGAAAATCCGCCTCAAGGGAATGGGGAATCCCGGAACCAATGGCGGGCAGAATGGAGATTTATTAATAACCGTGGACGTGGAAAAGAATCAGCAGTTCGAACGGAAAGGGAATGATATCTATACCAGAATTACCGTCTCATACCCCCAGGCGGTGCTCGGCGCCAAAGTGCCGGTCAAGACTCTGACGCGAAACATAAACTTGACCATTCCGCCCGGCACCAGTCACGGCACCATGCTTCGCCTCAAAGGGCAAGGGTTGGCGGTAAATGGGGCGCACGGCGACCAGCTGGTGGAAATCCAGATTGCCGTGCCGA
- a CDS encoding PQQ-binding-like beta-propeller repeat protein: MMLRNFLFVTLALFLLGGCTKKFKYGRTDEIPSTNWKYVRYNQQGQASIPASYNGGLNLIWETGSPESPIGPPSLGAGMLIHSGSKGKLFFYSLDTHKFMGRLKIRGASQAGVVTADSLAYLAVGPSRNHLVCLNLFNQKPLWRVSLKDVTGQPIILENRLYVGSADGELRCLDRLTGAGIWQKKIAARSLAGPSLNDSLVYFPCDNGELRCLNALTGDSVFTTDLRQPLLSKAAVGDRVYVSGADGGFFAIDKINGKVVWKSQFDWPIWTSPAVDDYAVYIADNGGIVRALNKSDGSLLWEFKTGGVVIASPIVVGDFILLASLDRFVYCLNKRTGIMNSRRELKSEIRFPLVSDGRGIYAVAHDGSIFCFGD, encoded by the coding sequence ATGATGCTCCGCAACTTTCTCTTTGTCACTCTGGCTCTCTTTCTTCTTGGCGGCTGTACCAAAAAATTCAAGTACGGACGAACCGATGAGATTCCGTCCACAAATTGGAAGTATGTTCGATACAACCAACAGGGGCAGGCATCCATCCCGGCCAGTTACAATGGAGGGCTTAATCTGATATGGGAAACCGGCTCTCCGGAAAGCCCCATCGGACCACCGTCATTGGGGGCAGGGATGCTCATTCACTCCGGCTCCAAAGGAAAACTGTTTTTCTATTCCCTTGACACCCATAAGTTTATGGGGCGATTGAAGATACGTGGGGCGTCACAAGCCGGTGTGGTGACCGCTGATTCGCTGGCTTACCTGGCGGTCGGACCATCCCGCAATCACTTGGTCTGTCTTAACTTATTCAATCAAAAACCGCTCTGGAGAGTCTCTTTAAAGGATGTTACCGGACAGCCGATAATATTAGAGAATCGGCTTTATGTCGGTTCCGCAGATGGAGAATTGCGCTGTCTTGACCGGCTGACCGGAGCGGGGATATGGCAAAAAAAGATTGCCGCTCGCTCCCTGGCAGGTCCCAGCCTTAATGACAGTCTGGTCTATTTCCCCTGCGATAATGGCGAATTGCGATGCCTTAACGCACTAACCGGTGATTCTGTGTTTACAACTGACCTGAGACAACCGTTGCTTTCCAAAGCGGCTGTGGGCGACCGAGTCTATGTCTCTGGCGCCGATGGCGGCTTTTTTGCCATTGATAAAATCAACGGAAAGGTTGTCTGGAAAAGCCAGTTCGACTGGCCTATCTGGACCTCGCCGGCGGTCGATGATTATGCCGTCTATATCGCCGACAACGGCGGTATTGTGCGGGCTCTTAATAAGAGCGATGGCTCTCTGCTCTGGGAGTTCAAGACTGGCGGAGTTGTCATCGCCTCACCGATAGTGGTGGGAGATTTTATTCTACTGGCCTCCCTGGACCGCTTTGTCTATTGTCTCAATAAGCGGACCGGCATTATGAATTCGCGGCGAGAACTGAAAAGCGAAATCAGATTCCCGCTGGTAAGCGACGGCCGCGGCATCTATGCCGTTGCCCATGACGGTTCAATCTTCTGCTTTGGTGATTAG
- a CDS encoding Hsp20/alpha crystallin family protein, which translates to MTLVRYNPNRVLAEMSRDWDNIVDSFFNFPSVRSSNSWAFVPRVDIAEEKDQMRVVAEIPGMEKDDIKVYLENGVLTISGERKPIMERTEDTNYVRCELSSGSFSRSFTLPDHVDTEKIMADYKNGLLTIVLPKTEQSKPKEIKVAVK; encoded by the coding sequence ATGACTCTTGTCCGTTACAACCCGAACCGTGTCCTTGCGGAGATGAGCCGCGACTGGGACAACATCGTAGATTCATTCTTCAATTTCCCGTCCGTTCGTTCCTCTAACAGCTGGGCTTTCGTCCCGCGCGTTGACATCGCCGAAGAGAAAGACCAGATGCGCGTGGTCGCCGAAATCCCGGGGATGGAGAAAGATGATATTAAGGTTTACCTGGAGAACGGTGTTCTGACCATCTCCGGTGAGCGCAAGCCGATAATGGAACGGACTGAGGATACCAACTATGTTCGTTGCGAGCTGTCCAGTGGCTCTTTCTCTCGGTCCTTCACTCTCCCCGACCATGTCGATACGGAGAAGATCATGGCTGATTATAAGAATGGTCTCCTGACCATTGTCCTGCCGAAGACCGAGCAGAGCAAGCCCAAAGAGATTAAAGTGGCTGTTAAGTAA
- a CDS encoding HEAT repeat domain-containing protein, whose amino-acid sequence METIGYSENDLNFNLNEIAHEAVREIYISAKKISVYSAAHPLAQKTVGRPFLIFDRLARYKKYFNLHISGGRLFALNIRVRPSIFSEQLMDFMQRLDIKDIIFDCRLTTQELTLFLDRLVKKVSGADYQSIMINFLAKNKIENIQVNGEIGAILFEKGLKFQGDLPGDYSLRAVVSAYFGDSFDTLASMLLDEELPVEQYLMKFHHDFLPALVRHLIPEKVSLMEPGELCGAIAEKVLHLGENPADPSTLEIPFDRARALISLLNFHPDREEILTGLKDELTRKGVPVDIYAEIIPLTGAIKVESQERIDQYLDATFYGESFDLNLEEFSEHFSRLLRTGQQGKAKAVVKLLVERLAGDNLDSRQKALELLTVTLATFHNPNYLFLVDHIAELLNEFLAGGKETFEFSELIWNLVKVYFSQKRYDRLSTLCSALQKRCRHQDGVTIYDSLAVKKAIMQFNNREMINQLVWEIVDGPQAGFGDIKNILVTFGSEEVAFALSTIVSHESRQVRQNALKILSELGKASLNVFSRIIEDNANFERDEGRHELPDARWYLVRNSIFVLGALKDQEGCKALRVRINDPDTRVRRAIVAALEKIGGEQALDLLMVMANDSDREISEAAIIAIGLIGTPEIVPELIDLANNRHPDVVRIITTLGMLGGEEARKFLAHLLSDTELQSQLTSNRSSRDELRLAILKALGKIGDKESLEKIREFNDTLSASQKIFFGASKLNRAAQDILSKKER is encoded by the coding sequence ATGGAAACAATCGGTTACTCCGAAAACGACCTGAATTTCAATCTAAACGAAATCGCCCATGAAGCGGTGCGGGAAATATATATCTCCGCCAAGAAAATCTCGGTCTATTCGGCGGCGCATCCGCTGGCGCAGAAGACGGTCGGTCGTCCCTTCTTAATTTTCGACCGGCTGGCGCGATACAAAAAATATTTCAATCTGCATATTTCCGGCGGGAGGCTTTTTGCCCTGAATATTCGTGTGCGTCCTTCCATCTTTTCCGAGCAATTGATGGACTTCATGCAAAGACTCGATATTAAAGATATTATTTTCGATTGCCGTCTGACCACCCAGGAACTGACCCTGTTTCTTGACCGGCTGGTCAAGAAAGTCTCGGGGGCCGACTATCAGAGTATCATGATAAATTTTCTGGCGAAAAACAAAATTGAGAATATCCAGGTGAATGGTGAAATCGGCGCTATTCTCTTTGAGAAAGGGCTGAAATTTCAGGGCGACCTCCCCGGCGACTATTCGCTTCGGGCCGTGGTAAGCGCCTATTTCGGCGACAGTTTCGACACGCTTGCTTCCATGCTCCTTGATGAAGAGCTTCCTGTCGAGCAGTACCTGATGAAATTCCATCACGATTTTCTCCCGGCGCTGGTGCGTCATCTGATTCCCGAAAAGGTATCCCTGATGGAGCCGGGGGAACTCTGCGGCGCGATTGCTGAGAAAGTCCTTCATCTTGGCGAAAATCCCGCCGACCCTTCTACCCTGGAAATCCCCTTTGACCGCGCCCGGGCTCTGATTTCACTTCTCAACTTCCACCCTGACCGCGAAGAGATTCTCACCGGCTTGAAAGACGAACTTACCCGGAAAGGGGTGCCGGTCGATATCTATGCCGAAATCATCCCTCTGACCGGCGCTATCAAAGTGGAATCGCAGGAAAGGATTGACCAGTACCTTGATGCCACCTTCTACGGTGAATCGTTTGACCTGAATCTGGAAGAGTTTAGCGAGCATTTTTCCCGACTGCTGCGGACCGGCCAGCAGGGGAAAGCCAAAGCGGTCGTCAAACTGCTGGTGGAGCGACTTGCCGGAGACAACCTGGACTCCCGTCAGAAAGCGCTGGAGCTGCTGACCGTCACTCTGGCTACTTTTCATAATCCCAATTATCTCTTTCTTGTTGACCATATCGCCGAACTGCTCAACGAATTCCTCGCCGGCGGTAAGGAAACCTTCGAATTCTCGGAACTTATCTGGAATCTGGTCAAAGTATATTTCTCTCAGAAACGGTACGACCGCCTTTCAACGCTCTGCTCCGCGCTGCAAAAGCGCTGCCGTCACCAGGACGGCGTTACAATCTATGACTCCCTTGCCGTCAAGAAAGCAATCATGCAGTTCAACAATCGGGAGATGATTAACCAGCTGGTCTGGGAGATTGTCGATGGCCCCCAGGCCGGTTTTGGTGATATCAAAAATATTCTGGTGACTTTCGGGTCGGAAGAAGTCGCCTTTGCCCTCTCTACGATTGTCTCCCACGAGTCGCGACAGGTGCGTCAGAATGCTCTAAAAATTCTCTCCGAGCTGGGCAAGGCATCACTCAATGTCTTCTCCCGGATTATCGAAGACAATGCCAATTTTGAGCGGGATGAGGGACGGCATGAACTGCCTGACGCCCGCTGGTACCTGGTGCGCAATTCAATCTTTGTCCTGGGGGCATTGAAAGACCAGGAAGGATGCAAGGCTCTGCGGGTGCGGATTAATGACCCCGATACCCGGGTGCGGCGCGCCATCGTGGCGGCACTGGAAAAAATCGGCGGCGAACAGGCGCTCGACCTCCTCATGGTCATGGCTAATGATTCCGACCGTGAAATCAGCGAAGCCGCAATTATCGCCATAGGCCTTATCGGCACCCCGGAAATCGTCCCGGAACTGATTGACCTCGCCAACAATCGTCATCCCGACGTGGTTCGAATTATCACTACTCTCGGCATGCTGGGCGGGGAAGAGGCACGGAAATTCCTTGCCCATCTTCTGTCAGATACGGAACTGCAATCCCAGCTGACTTCCAACCGGTCTTCCCGCGATGAACTCCGTCTGGCTATTTTGAAAGCCCTGGGCAAGATCGGTGACAAAGAGTCTCTGGAGAAAATCAGAGAATTTAACGACACCCTCTCGGCATCGCAGAAAATTTTCTTCGGCGCCTCCAAACTAAATCGCGCCGCCCAGGATATCCTGAGCAAGAAAGAGCGTTAA
- the dnaK gene encoding molecular chaperone DnaK — MGKIIGIDLGTTNSCVAVIEGKDPVVITNSEGSRTTPSVVAIDKNGERLVGQIAKRQAVTNPLNTIFSVKRFMGRMYDEVREEAKNYPYKVKAGERGDAVIEMGDKTYTPPEISAMILTKMKKTAEDYLGQKVTEAVITVPAYFNDRQRQATKDAGRIAGLDVKRIINEPTAAALAYGLDKKKTGKVAVYDLGGGTFDISILELSEGVFEVLSTNGDTHLGGDDFDKRIIDWLVSEFKKQEGIDLSRDPMALQRLKEAAEKAKIELSSTMETTINLPFITADQNGPKHLNLSLTRARFEQLVDDLLERTIEPCRKAIADAKVSISDINEVILVGGMTRMPRVIETVRKLFGREPNKSVNPDEVVAVGAAIQGGVLAGDVKDVLLLDVTPLSLGIETLGGVMTRLIERNTTIPTRKSQIFSTAADNQTAVDIHVLQGEREMAIDNKTIGKFILDGIPPAPRGLPQIEVTFDIDANGILNVTAKDMATGKSQNVRIEASSGLTEAEIQKMVNDAKAHETEDKEKRRKIDTRNHADAAIFQAEKNLREYGDKLDADSKAKIEAGISRVKEALKTENFSEMESSVEALNQLWHNAAAQMYQKTASGAGPTSGGGSDTPESSGEKDKTVDADFEVVN; from the coding sequence ATGGGAAAAATAATCGGAATAGACCTCGGCACCACCAACTCCTGTGTGGCGGTTATCGAGGGGAAAGACCCGGTGGTTATCACCAACTCCGAAGGGAGCCGCACCACCCCGTCGGTGGTCGCCATTGACAAAAACGGCGAACGGCTGGTAGGGCAGATTGCCAAACGCCAGGCGGTCACCAATCCCCTCAACACCATCTTCTCCGTCAAGCGGTTCATGGGGCGGATGTACGATGAAGTGCGCGAGGAAGCCAAAAACTATCCCTACAAAGTGAAAGCCGGCGAGCGCGGCGATGCCGTTATTGAAATGGGCGACAAAACCTATACTCCGCCGGAAATTTCGGCAATGATTCTGACCAAGATGAAGAAAACAGCCGAAGACTATCTGGGTCAGAAGGTGACCGAAGCGGTCATCACAGTTCCCGCATATTTCAATGACCGCCAGCGCCAGGCAACCAAGGACGCCGGACGGATTGCCGGACTGGATGTCAAGCGGATTATAAACGAGCCGACCGCGGCGGCCCTGGCGTACGGCCTCGATAAGAAGAAAACCGGCAAGGTGGCAGTATATGACCTCGGCGGCGGCACTTTCGATATCTCGATTCTGGAACTCTCCGAAGGGGTCTTCGAAGTTCTCTCCACCAACGGCGACACGCACCTCGGCGGTGATGATTTCGACAAGAGGATTATCGATTGGCTCGTCTCCGAGTTCAAGAAACAGGAAGGAATCGACCTCTCCCGCGACCCAATGGCGTTGCAGAGGCTCAAAGAGGCGGCCGAGAAGGCGAAGATTGAGCTTTCTTCCACTATGGAAACGACTATTAATCTTCCCTTCATCACGGCCGACCAGAACGGACCTAAGCATCTCAATCTGAGCCTGACGCGAGCCAGATTCGAGCAGCTGGTCGATGACCTCCTGGAGCGGACCATTGAGCCGTGCCGGAAAGCAATCGCCGACGCCAAGGTAAGTATCTCCGACATCAACGAAGTGATTCTTGTCGGCGGTATGACCAGAATGCCCAGGGTCATTGAGACCGTTCGGAAACTCTTTGGGAGAGAGCCGAACAAGAGCGTCAATCCCGATGAAGTGGTGGCAGTCGGCGCCGCTATTCAGGGCGGAGTGCTTGCCGGTGATGTCAAAGATGTCCTCCTCCTTGATGTCACCCCGCTTTCACTCGGTATCGAGACGCTCGGCGGCGTCATGACCCGCCTGATTGAGCGGAACACCACCATCCCGACCCGCAAGTCGCAGATATTCTCGACGGCGGCGGACAATCAGACGGCCGTCGATATCCATGTGCTTCAGGGCGAACGGGAGATGGCGATAGACAACAAGACCATCGGCAAGTTCATTCTCGATGGCATCCCGCCGGCGCCGCGCGGCCTCCCGCAGATTGAAGTTACTTTTGATATCGACGCCAACGGCATCCTGAATGTGACGGCTAAAGATATGGCGACCGGCAAATCGCAGAACGTCCGGATTGAAGCCTCTTCCGGTCTGACTGAGGCGGAGATTCAGAAAATGGTTAATGACGCCAAAGCGCACGAAACCGAGGATAAGGAGAAACGTCGGAAAATCGACACTCGCAACCACGCCGACGCCGCCATTTTCCAGGCGGAGAAAAATCTCCGTGAATATGGCGACAAACTCGATGCCGACAGCAAGGCTAAGATTGAAGCCGGCATTAGTCGGGTGAAAGAGGCCCTCAAAACCGAAAACTTCAGCGAGATGGAGTCGTCGGTGGAAGCCCTCAACCAGCTTTGGCATAATGCCGCGGCGCAGATGTACCAGAAAACCGCATCCGGCGCCGGACCGACCTCCGGTGGCGGCAGCGATACACCAGAATCGTCTGGCGAGAAAGATAAGACGGTTGACGCTGATTTCGAAGTGGTCAATTGA